From Geomonas agri, one genomic window encodes:
- a CDS encoding ferritin — MRELLAEAIRLAVNVERNSERLYRKGAMAATELVQRSFFERLAQEESRHIEALLQQLSQREAAQSDSGAISARPTAAAEPATAPINHLYQALLDKRFSIDLYATFCRCFKDPALCRFFDAALAVARREFKLITAEYLKGSHSETPTAVPPRRSHVRGELPHRIPNRHTQLFFAMQDCGRQSRIG; from the coding sequence ATGAGAGAGCTATTGGCAGAGGCAATCAGGCTTGCGGTGAACGTGGAGAGGAACAGCGAAAGGCTGTACCGGAAAGGCGCCATGGCTGCGACGGAATTGGTGCAGAGGAGCTTCTTCGAGCGGCTCGCCCAGGAGGAGTCGCGGCACATCGAGGCCCTGTTGCAGCAATTGTCCCAGCGCGAGGCCGCGCAAAGTGACTCCGGCGCCATCTCGGCGCGACCCACTGCGGCGGCGGAACCGGCAACCGCGCCGATCAACCACCTGTACCAGGCTCTGCTCGACAAGCGCTTCAGCATCGACCTTTACGCCACTTTCTGCCGGTGCTTTAAGGACCCCGCCTTGTGTCGGTTCTTCGATGCCGCCCTGGCCGTCGCCCGCCGGGAGTTCAAACTGATCACCGCCGAGTACCTCAAGGGAAGTCACAGCGAGACTCCCACTGCCGTTCCGCCGCGGCGCAGCCACGTGCGGGGCGAACTTCCCCACCGCATCCCCAACCGCCATACCCAGCTCTTCTTCGCCATGCAGGACTGCGGCAGGCAGTCCCGTATCGGCTGA
- the ylqF gene encoding ribosome biogenesis GTPase YlqF, with protein MTIKWYPGHMSKALEQISELVRKIDLIIEVLDSRLPYSSSNHLLEQVRRNKPCIKVLNKNDLADPAVTRAWVQHFQKSSGVRALPLVAKNIPEVKSLVKLCKQLVPQRGNPGYPIRTMVVGIPNVGKSTLINTLAGRSIAKVGDRPAVTMRPQQIPLNNGILIFDTPGLLWPAMDDQGGAYRLAASGAIGANALDYTNVGVFAAAYMMRRYPDLLKERYKLAELPETPYEVVEAVGRCLGCIMSGGVVDVHRAAETFLRELRAGKAGRISFEEPGTPEDVEAELLRFAGIEVAEQHQQAPAVPE; from the coding sequence ATGACGATTAAATGGTATCCCGGCCACATGAGCAAGGCGCTCGAACAGATCTCGGAACTGGTCCGCAAGATCGACCTGATCATCGAGGTGCTCGACTCGCGCCTTCCGTACTCCAGCTCGAACCACCTGCTGGAGCAGGTACGCCGGAACAAGCCCTGTATCAAAGTGCTGAACAAGAACGATCTCGCCGACCCGGCCGTCACCAGGGCATGGGTGCAGCATTTTCAGAAGAGTTCGGGCGTGCGCGCCCTGCCGCTTGTCGCAAAGAACATCCCGGAAGTGAAGAGCCTGGTGAAGCTGTGCAAGCAGCTGGTGCCCCAGCGCGGCAACCCCGGCTACCCGATCCGTACCATGGTGGTCGGCATCCCCAACGTGGGCAAGTCGACGCTGATCAACACCCTGGCGGGGAGAAGCATCGCCAAGGTGGGGGACCGCCCGGCGGTGACCATGCGCCCGCAGCAGATCCCGCTTAACAACGGCATCCTCATCTTCGACACCCCCGGTCTCTTGTGGCCCGCCATGGACGACCAGGGGGGCGCCTACCGTCTGGCGGCCAGCGGCGCCATCGGCGCCAATGCCCTTGACTACACCAATGTCGGGGTTTTCGCGGCCGCCTACATGATGCGCCGTTACCCCGATCTCCTGAAGGAGCGCTACAAGCTGGCCGAGCTCCCGGAGACACCGTACGAGGTGGTCGAGGCGGTGGGACGCTGCCTGGGCTGCATCATGAGCGGCGGCGTCGTCGACGTGCACCGTGCCGCCGAGACCTTCCTGCGCGAACTGCGCGCCGGCAAGGCGGGGCGCATCAGTTTCGAGGAACCCGGGACCCCGGAGGATGTCGAGGCGGAGTTGCTCCGTTTCGCGGGCATCGAAGTGGCAGAGCAGCACCAACAGGCACCGGCAGTGCCGGAATAA
- a CDS encoding MFS transporter: MAASRKFHYAWLIVAVTFLTLLTTAGIRSTPGILIVPLEHEFGWSRATISLAVSVNLLLYGLMGPFAAAFFDKIGVRRTMAIALFLLAVGVSSTTLMTRPWHMVLIWGVVVGCGAGMTAYSLSATVVSRWFKESQGTVMGVLTASAATGQLLFLPLLAQLSHHHGWRAAAFATAGAAIVVFPLVLFIMRNHPHDVGTSRYGAAENEPAPTASGENPFRIALSGLQRGIRSTDFWLLAGSFFICGASTNGLIGTHLVPACVDHGIPEVQAAGLLAFMGILDLFGTTLSGWLSDRYNSRYLLCWYYGLRGLSLLGLPFALSGPQWSLSAFAIFYGLDWIATVPPTVRLTAEAFGRQNVGVMFGWIFASHQVGAALAATFAGTVRTYLGDYMIAFLLSGMICLLAAGLVLRINKNRLPELAPEAA, from the coding sequence ATGGCAGCTTCGAGAAAATTTCACTACGCATGGCTCATCGTGGCCGTGACCTTTTTGACACTGCTCACCACGGCCGGGATCAGGTCGACACCGGGAATCCTTATCGTACCCCTGGAGCACGAGTTCGGCTGGTCCCGCGCCACCATCTCGCTGGCGGTCTCGGTGAACCTGCTCCTGTACGGGTTGATGGGCCCCTTCGCCGCGGCCTTCTTCGACAAGATCGGCGTGCGCCGGACCATGGCCATTGCGCTTTTCCTGCTCGCCGTCGGGGTAAGCTCCACCACCTTGATGACCCGCCCTTGGCACATGGTGCTGATCTGGGGCGTCGTCGTGGGGTGCGGGGCCGGCATGACTGCGTACAGCCTGAGCGCCACCGTGGTGAGCAGGTGGTTCAAGGAATCCCAGGGTACAGTGATGGGGGTGCTGACGGCGAGTGCCGCGACCGGGCAGCTGCTGTTTCTGCCGCTGCTGGCCCAGTTGTCGCACCACCACGGCTGGCGTGCCGCCGCCTTCGCTACCGCCGGGGCCGCCATCGTCGTGTTCCCCCTGGTGCTTTTTATCATGCGCAACCACCCGCACGACGTCGGAACCTCGCGCTACGGCGCCGCCGAGAATGAGCCGGCGCCGACCGCTTCCGGGGAAAACCCCTTCCGCATCGCGCTGTCGGGACTGCAGCGCGGCATCCGCAGCACCGACTTCTGGCTTCTTGCCGGCAGCTTCTTCATCTGCGGTGCCAGCACCAACGGCCTGATCGGCACCCACCTGGTACCTGCCTGCGTTGACCACGGCATCCCGGAGGTCCAGGCGGCGGGGCTGCTTGCCTTCATGGGCATCCTCGACCTGTTCGGCACCACCCTGTCGGGGTGGCTTTCCGACCGCTACAACAGCCGCTACCTGCTGTGCTGGTATTACGGCCTGCGGGGGCTGTCGCTTTTGGGACTTCCCTTCGCGCTCTCGGGGCCGCAGTGGAGCCTCTCCGCCTTCGCCATCTTCTACGGCCTGGACTGGATTGCCACCGTGCCCCCCACCGTGCGCCTCACCGCCGAAGCCTTCGGCAGGCAGAACGTCGGGGTGATGTTCGGCTGGATCTTCGCCAGCCACCAAGTGGGAGCCGCGCTGGCGGCGACCTTTGCCGGCACCGTGCGCACCTACCTGGGGGATTACATGATCGCCTTCCTGCTGTCGGGTATGATCTGCCTGCTGGCGGCGGGTTTGGTCCTAAGGATAAACAAGAACAGGCTGCCGGAGCTTGCGCCCGAGGCAGCCTGA
- a CDS encoding thioredoxin domain-containing protein, producing MPNLADHYQQLPGTEGVPAPPLEQYEQLRQRRGYAYRPRTRHLLPEGWAKYTNRLFLETSPYLLQHAHNPVNWFPWGEEAFELARQLERPVLVSIGYATCHWCHVMEEQSFEDEAIAEFLNRHYIAIKVDREERPDVDTVYMTAVHAMGMQGGWPLNVFVAPDRKPFYGGTYFPPNDYPGGLGFLSLLMRIRESYVATPDRVSRAGVQLTEAIRTMLAPTEGEGAWREVSLELATRLYRDRFDDRNGGLAGAPKFPSSLPLPLLLRRYQTGDDRQLLAMAELTLQQMAAGGIYDQAGGGFHRYATDTAWQIPHFEKMLYDNAQLTVTYLEGYQATGRTEFARVAREILRYLQRDMQAPEGGFYSATDADSLSPEGHREEGVFFTWTPEELIDALGEERGNLVARCYGVTPAGNFEGRSILHRDRSLAELATELKLPEQELELMLADCREMLYRARARRPLPLRDEKILASWNGLAISAFARAGLVLDNPELVQVAAKAAEFVLQNMVQEGRLRHSYQEGSPKGEGFLDDYAFMVAGLIDLFEASHELRWLERSLELCASAAEQFEDRERGGFFMTGPHHEQLISREKPAYDGVIPSGNSVMVMNLLRLSTLTGNERLLEQADRALSAFATQMAQSPAALSEMLLAVDYQQQTAREVVIVAPAGKPELAEPFLAALRRVFLPNRVLVVVCEGEELSQAARVIPLVEGKVAQADRAVAYLCRNRSCQRPTADPDDFYRQLKEG from the coding sequence ATGCCCAACCTCGCCGATCATTACCAGCAACTCCCGGGGACTGAAGGTGTGCCCGCGCCCCCGCTCGAACAATACGAACAGCTCCGCCAGCGCCGCGGCTATGCCTACCGTCCGCGCACCCGGCACCTGCTCCCGGAGGGATGGGCGAAGTACACCAACCGGCTCTTCCTGGAGACGAGCCCGTACCTGCTGCAGCACGCGCACAACCCGGTGAACTGGTTCCCGTGGGGCGAGGAGGCCTTCGAGCTGGCCCGACAGCTGGAACGGCCGGTCCTGGTCAGCATCGGCTACGCCACTTGCCACTGGTGCCACGTGATGGAGGAACAATCTTTCGAGGATGAAGCCATTGCCGAGTTCCTGAACCGGCACTACATCGCCATCAAAGTGGACCGCGAGGAGCGACCGGACGTGGACACGGTCTACATGACCGCGGTGCACGCCATGGGGATGCAGGGTGGATGGCCGCTCAACGTCTTCGTGGCTCCGGACCGCAAGCCCTTCTACGGCGGCACCTACTTCCCCCCCAACGACTATCCCGGCGGCCTCGGCTTTCTCTCGCTGCTCATGCGTATCAGGGAAAGTTACGTCGCCACACCGGACCGGGTCAGCCGTGCCGGGGTGCAGCTGACCGAGGCGATCCGCACCATGCTGGCGCCGACCGAGGGAGAGGGGGCCTGGCGCGAGGTCTCCCTGGAGCTTGCGACAAGGTTGTACCGGGACCGCTTCGACGACCGAAACGGCGGCCTGGCCGGAGCGCCGAAGTTCCCCAGTTCCCTGCCACTCCCCCTGCTGCTGCGCCGCTACCAGACCGGCGACGACCGGCAGCTGCTCGCCATGGCAGAGTTGACCCTGCAGCAGATGGCGGCCGGCGGAATCTACGACCAGGCCGGAGGGGGCTTCCACCGCTACGCTACCGACACGGCGTGGCAAATCCCTCACTTCGAGAAGATGCTCTACGACAACGCCCAGCTCACGGTGACCTACCTGGAGGGGTACCAGGCCACCGGGCGCACCGAGTTTGCCAGGGTGGCGCGCGAGATCCTGCGCTACTTGCAGCGCGACATGCAGGCGCCGGAGGGGGGATTCTACAGCGCGACCGATGCGGACAGCCTGAGCCCCGAGGGACACCGGGAGGAAGGGGTCTTCTTCACCTGGACTCCGGAGGAGTTGATCGATGCACTGGGCGAGGAACGGGGGAACCTGGTCGCCCGTTGCTACGGCGTGACGCCGGCGGGGAACTTCGAAGGGCGCAGCATCCTGCACCGGGACCGGAGCCTGGCGGAGTTGGCAACCGAGTTGAAGCTCCCCGAGCAGGAACTCGAGCTGATGTTGGCGGACTGCCGCGAGATGCTGTACCGGGCCCGGGCCAGGAGGCCGCTCCCCTTGAGGGACGAGAAGATCCTGGCATCCTGGAACGGCCTCGCCATTTCCGCTTTTGCCCGCGCCGGTCTCGTCCTCGACAACCCAGAGCTGGTGCAGGTGGCGGCAAAGGCGGCGGAATTCGTGCTGCAGAACATGGTGCAGGAGGGGAGACTGCGCCACAGCTACCAGGAGGGGAGCCCCAAGGGCGAGGGGTTCCTCGACGACTATGCCTTCATGGTCGCGGGGCTGATTGACCTGTTCGAGGCGAGCCACGAACTGCGCTGGCTGGAGCGATCGCTCGAGCTGTGCGCGTCGGCGGCGGAGCAGTTCGAGGACCGCGAACGAGGCGGCTTCTTCATGACCGGGCCGCACCACGAGCAGCTCATCTCCCGGGAGAAGCCGGCCTACGACGGCGTGATACCGTCCGGCAATTCCGTGATGGTGATGAACCTGCTGCGCCTGAGCACCCTGACCGGGAACGAGCGGCTGCTGGAGCAGGCCGATCGCGCCCTGTCCGCCTTCGCCACGCAAATGGCGCAGTCCCCCGCCGCCCTCTCCGAGATGCTGCTGGCCGTCGATTACCAGCAGCAGACGGCCAGGGAGGTGGTGATCGTGGCGCCGGCCGGAAAGCCGGAACTGGCGGAACCATTTTTGGCCGCATTGCGGCGGGTGTTTCTTCCGAACAGGGTGCTGGTGGTGGTATGTGAGGGGGAAGAGTTGAGCCAAGCGGCACGGGTGATCCCACTGGTGGAGGGGAAGGTCGCCCAAGCAGACCGTGCAGTGGCGTACCTGTGCCGGAACAGGAGCTGCCAACGTCCGACTGCCGACCCGGACGACTTTTACCGGCAGCTCAAGGAGGGCTAG
- a CDS encoding MarR family winged helix-turn-helix transcriptional regulator — translation MEALTQATSARIKKKPTDQPSVCSCVNLRRASRAITKVYDDALQPAGLKVTQYSVLVNLSRAGVVSVSALARMLRLDRTTLVRNLKSLEQAGLVEGATAVDPRERGVSLSESGRAAVAQARPRWIEAQRLIEERLGADGVRRLGDLVVALEGVAGEDAVTADFVESE, via the coding sequence ATGGAAGCGTTGACTCAAGCAACGTCCGCCAGGATCAAAAAGAAACCCACCGACCAGCCCAGCGTTTGCAGTTGCGTCAACCTACGCCGGGCATCGCGCGCCATTACCAAGGTCTACGACGACGCTCTGCAACCGGCTGGGCTCAAGGTGACCCAGTACTCCGTGCTGGTGAACCTGTCCCGGGCCGGTGTGGTCAGCGTCAGTGCGCTTGCCAGGATGCTCAGGCTGGACCGGACCACGCTGGTGCGCAACCTAAAGAGCCTGGAGCAGGCCGGCCTGGTCGAAGGGGCCACAGCGGTCGATCCGCGGGAGAGGGGAGTGAGCCTGAGCGAAAGCGGCCGGGCAGCGGTGGCGCAGGCGCGGCCGCGCTGGATAGAAGCACAGCGCTTGATCGAGGAACGTCTCGGCGCCGACGGCGTGCGGCGGCTCGGTGATCTGGTTGTGGCGCTGGAAGGGGTCGCCGGAGAGGATGCGGTAACGGCGGACTTTGTCGAGTCCGAATAG